In the Haloferula helveola genome, one interval contains:
- a CDS encoding sulfatase-like hydrolase/transferase — protein sequence MIRELLLVATVASLGLHAAERPDIVVILADDMGYSDAGCFGGEIPTPALDRLAENGLRLTRCRNAGMCVTSRTSFLTGQWWPSGQREFGKREVLPERLQTHGYRTALIGKWHLPGHPMDHGFDHFFGFLGGFADHFGGSRDYHLDRAPFTAFGKDFYSSDAFAERAVRFVEKTDSEQPLFLYLSFQAPHNPLQAPAADIARHRGNYRQGWQAVREARFARQKKLGVVAPDAELPAAPENLPEWSALSDVQRDLEDLRMATFAAMVERLDRGVGEVVKALQASGRLDNTLIVFLSDNGTDPFSVVDAAMLKQGKLPGDRGSNYQPGLGWAYASVTPWRLYKISQHAGGVTTGAIVHWPKRLAGAGRIDHSEIHFVDLMPTLGAAAGFDAADCDGESFLPLIQGDEWQRKRPMFFQYMDNRAIRTRNWTMAEVDGSGWELFDARKDSLESRDISESRPDIVKQLASQWTAWWSSENQGKTYTPKSTAKSPHYSPQGDRGSGKRYVPSAMPPQPAPEP from the coding sequence ATGATCCGCGAACTGCTGCTTGTCGCCACCGTGGCATCGCTCGGCCTCCATGCCGCCGAGCGACCGGACATCGTCGTGATCCTCGCCGACGACATGGGCTACAGCGACGCCGGCTGCTTCGGGGGAGAGATCCCCACCCCGGCCCTCGACCGGCTCGCGGAGAACGGCCTCCGCCTGACCCGCTGCCGCAATGCCGGGATGTGCGTGACCTCGCGCACTTCGTTTCTAACAGGACAATGGTGGCCCTCCGGCCAGCGGGAGTTCGGGAAACGGGAAGTTCTGCCAGAAAGGCTGCAGACCCACGGCTACCGGACCGCGCTCATCGGAAAGTGGCACCTCCCCGGCCACCCGATGGACCACGGCTTCGATCACTTCTTCGGCTTTCTCGGCGGCTTCGCGGATCACTTTGGCGGCAGCCGGGACTACCATCTCGATCGCGCACCCTTCACCGCTTTCGGCAAGGACTTCTACAGCAGCGACGCCTTCGCCGAGCGGGCCGTGCGTTTCGTGGAGAAGACCGACTCCGAACAACCGCTGTTCCTCTACCTGAGTTTCCAGGCGCCGCACAACCCGCTGCAGGCGCCGGCGGCGGACATCGCGCGACATCGCGGGAATTACCGGCAAGGCTGGCAGGCCGTCCGCGAGGCACGCTTCGCACGGCAGAAGAAGCTCGGGGTTGTGGCGCCGGATGCCGAATTGCCCGCCGCCCCCGAGAACCTCCCCGAGTGGTCCGCGCTCAGCGATGTCCAACGCGATCTCGAGGACCTTCGGATGGCGACCTTCGCCGCGATGGTCGAACGTCTCGACCGGGGTGTCGGTGAAGTGGTCAAGGCTCTGCAGGCTTCCGGCCGGCTCGACAACACCCTGATCGTCTTCCTCAGCGACAATGGCACCGACCCTTTCTCGGTGGTCGATGCCGCCATGCTCAAGCAGGGCAAGCTGCCCGGTGACCGCGGCTCGAACTACCAGCCCGGGCTGGGCTGGGCCTATGCAAGCGTGACCCCGTGGCGACTCTACAAGATCAGCCAGCACGCCGGTGGAGTGACCACGGGCGCCATCGTCCACTGGCCGAAACGGCTCGCCGGTGCAGGGCGGATCGACCACTCCGAGATCCACTTCGTCGATCTCATGCCGACCTTGGGCGCCGCGGCGGGATTCGATGCGGCGGACTGCGATGGCGAATCCTTTCTGCCGTTGATCCAAGGCGACGAATGGCAACGCAAGCGCCCGATGTTTTTCCAATACATGGACAACCGGGCCATCCGGACGCGAAACTGGACGATGGCCGAAGTGGACGGATCGGGGTGGGAGTTGTTCGACGCTCGTAAGGACTCTCTCGAGAGCCGCGACATCTCCGAAAGCCGTCCCGATATCGTCAAACAACTCGCATCCCAATGGACCGCGTGGTGGTCATCGGAGAATCAAGGAAAGACCTACACTCCGAAGTCCACCGCCAAAAGTCCTCACTACTCACCCCAAGGCGACCGCGGCAGCGGCAAGCGCTACGTGCCATCTGCCATGCCTCCCCAACCCGCGCCCGAACCATGA
- a CDS encoding sulfatase, giving the protein MIRTLLLLCLTVWLRAADKPNIVFILADDLGWADTSLYGHTDFYRTPHIARLAERGLTFTRAYSASPLCSPTRAAILTGISPARIGVTAPQCHLPQVTLESSTTEKGPPHKKSTVPTSASRLRTEFRTIAEALKDAGYATGHFGKWHLGPDPFSPLQQGFDVDIPHFAGPGPSGGFVAPWNYKDFDPDPAIPDQHIEDRMALEAVAWMAKHKDQPFFLNYWMFSVHAPFDAKQALIRKYDQVMDPHDEQRCPTYAAMIESMDDAVGTLVAALERFDVLDNTVIIFTSDNGGNMYDYVGQDHPTSNRPLRGGKATIFEGGTRVPCVIAWPGKTKPGGRSDAIVQSEDFYPTILRGIGIEPVAQKTLDGIDITPTFNGGSLDREAVFQYFPHDPPVPDWLPPSVAVQRGDWKLIRIFHDGEDGAHRYLLYNLKDDIGETKNLAAEKPDVVEQLDALIETFLKDTGAARPLPNPNFDPAKYDPNQIGVPKRKPPGNKPQQKK; this is encoded by the coding sequence ATGATCCGAACCCTGCTCCTGCTTTGCCTGACCGTCTGGCTGCGGGCGGCTGACAAGCCGAACATCGTCTTCATCCTCGCCGACGACCTCGGCTGGGCGGACACCTCGCTCTACGGCCACACCGACTTCTACCGCACGCCGCACATCGCGCGCCTTGCCGAGCGCGGCTTGACCTTCACCCGCGCCTACTCGGCGAGCCCGCTGTGCTCGCCGACCCGTGCCGCGATCCTCACCGGCATCAGCCCGGCGAGAATCGGGGTCACCGCGCCGCAATGCCACCTGCCGCAGGTCACGCTTGAGTCGAGCACCACCGAGAAAGGCCCACCTCACAAGAAGTCGACCGTGCCGACGTCGGCGAGCCGCTTGCGCACGGAGTTCCGGACCATCGCGGAGGCACTCAAGGACGCGGGCTACGCGACCGGACACTTCGGCAAGTGGCACCTCGGCCCCGATCCCTTCTCACCCCTGCAGCAGGGTTTTGATGTCGATATCCCCCACTTCGCCGGACCCGGACCGTCAGGTGGATTCGTCGCTCCGTGGAATTACAAGGACTTCGATCCCGATCCGGCGATCCCCGACCAGCACATCGAGGACCGGATGGCGCTCGAAGCGGTCGCATGGATGGCGAAACACAAGGACCAGCCGTTTTTCCTGAACTACTGGATGTTTAGTGTACACGCGCCCTTCGATGCGAAGCAGGCGCTGATCAGGAAATACGATCAGGTCATGGATCCTCACGACGAGCAGCGCTGCCCGACCTACGCCGCGATGATCGAGAGCATGGACGATGCCGTCGGCACCCTGGTCGCGGCGCTGGAACGGTTCGATGTCCTCGACAACACCGTGATCATCTTCACATCGGACAACGGTGGCAACATGTACGACTACGTCGGCCAGGACCACCCGACCAGCAACCGGCCCTTGCGTGGAGGAAAAGCGACGATCTTCGAAGGAGGCACCCGCGTGCCGTGCGTGATCGCCTGGCCGGGGAAGACGAAGCCGGGCGGCCGCAGCGACGCGATCGTCCAGAGCGAGGATTTCTACCCGACCATTCTCAGAGGGATCGGCATCGAGCCGGTGGCGCAGAAGACGCTCGATGGCATCGACATCACTCCGACTTTCAACGGTGGCAGCTTGGATCGCGAGGCGGTGTTCCAATACTTCCCCCACGACCCGCCCGTACCCGACTGGCTGCCTCCTTCCGTAGCCGTGCAGCGCGGCGACTGGAAACTGATCCGAATCTTCCATGACGGCGAAGACGGCGCGCATCGTTACCTCCTCTACAACCTGAAGGACGACATCGGAGAAACGAAGAACCTCGCAGCCGAGAAACCCGATGTGGTCGAGCAACTCGACGCCCTGATCGAGACCTTCCTCAAGGACACAGGCGCCGCCCGCCCCTTGCCCAACCCCAACTTCGACCCGGCCAAATACGATCCCAACCAGATCGGCGTCCCCAAACGCAAACCACCCGGGAACAAGCCCCAGCAGAAGAAGTAG
- a CDS encoding DUF6528 family protein — translation MRRPTQLALVIAGAFPLSACSEAPELTVTEEPATILICEQATTRIMRMDASLDWSSPEAVVWSWSPADDPALDDTQRKWFSNPDEAKPDRGGKQIVITASGGGVALIDYATAQATAVIEIGGNPHSADFLPDGRVVVASSTGDTLSLWDADAGEIIQKLTLSDAHGLEWDVMRNCLWALGGKQIQRLHYHPGADPNPLTVESTVDLPVTEASKRHPRHGGHDLTPIPGEDAYFVSDMDHLWRFDPATETFAPLAGRHEMADVKSISQLAKDGPILVLMATQDWHSTGPRTLDESEIWELPGARIYKARWWQE, via the coding sequence ATGAGACGCCCCACACAACTCGCCCTCGTCATCGCTGGCGCCTTCCCGCTCAGCGCTTGCTCGGAAGCGCCCGAGCTGACCGTCACGGAGGAACCGGCGACGATCCTGATCTGCGAGCAGGCGACGACCCGGATCATGCGGATGGATGCCTCCCTCGACTGGAGCTCGCCGGAGGCCGTCGTCTGGTCATGGTCTCCCGCGGACGATCCCGCACTCGATGACACCCAACGCAAGTGGTTCAGCAACCCTGACGAGGCCAAGCCGGACCGCGGAGGGAAGCAGATCGTCATAACCGCGAGTGGCGGTGGAGTGGCTCTGATCGACTACGCCACGGCACAGGCCACCGCCGTGATCGAAATCGGCGGCAACCCGCACTCGGCCGACTTCCTTCCCGACGGCCGCGTGGTCGTCGCGTCGAGCACCGGCGACACGCTCTCGCTCTGGGATGCGGATGCCGGAGAGATCATTCAGAAACTGACACTGTCCGATGCCCACGGCCTTGAGTGGGACGTGATGCGCAACTGCCTCTGGGCACTCGGCGGGAAACAGATCCAACGCCTCCATTATCACCCCGGAGCCGACCCGAATCCGCTCACGGTTGAGTCCACTGTCGACCTTCCGGTAACCGAGGCATCGAAACGCCATCCGCGGCACGGTGGCCACGACCTGACCCCGATCCCCGGCGAGGACGCCTACTTCGTTTCCGACATGGACCACCTCTGGCGCTTCGACCCCGCCACCGAGACCTTCGCACCGCTCGCCGGGCGCCACGAAATGGCCGACGTGAAAAGCATCAGCCAGCTTGCCAAAGACGGGCCGATCCTCGTCCTGATGGCCACACAGGACTGGCACTCCACCGGACCGCGGACCCTCGACGAATCCGAAATCTGGGAACTCCCGGGAGCCCGGATCTACAAAGCCCGCTGGTGGCAGGAATGA
- a CDS encoding DUF5722 domain-containing protein, translated as MRFWLGICLLLMTASVAWSQPVGLRLSSFRQDVDLLKDVGAGVQELLPGGPVLAVPEGKVPKGPLVLEFDYFSVGGAKSFHVLPGPPFEAKTAILIEAPGHSEVWSSYVSRLSGLPEEWSQLRFDIVLEADRVMRVRNARIRPEREGEFNASGRPRRSVADEILRAELSKEYPASIEAVDVGESTVRVSGKVGATEDAPLLADIPMDLLLMDSGRFEVLEPISVSEDGSFSVELPRMRTRSGHAYDRLTSRWRVVKKAGNDVEVLSHARYAEKVAARDPAPPLLDPVSKKGLGGWNAGVIPGELGTLGIAAVTVNVVVDTLLAPVSGPGTLPFEWQARTFHARKQALERFDRTFLGAAADNAMVSAILLVGNPAKGDRPGSSVLAHPDATREGTFALADVSSEEGIAAYGGLLNLMAERWSRADGKFGRVHHWIVHNEVDAAWVWTNAGAIGAVSYMDLYQRSMRLTDLIVRQHDPNARAFISLTHHWAEAGTPKFYGSKQMLELLASFGAVEGDFPWALAHHPYPQNLRNPRTWEDHQASFSFGTKKITPRNLEVLDAWMRHPRMLYQGEPRLVHLTENGFNSPDLSPKSLTDQAAGMAYAWKKMARLPTLRMWHYHNWIDNPHEGGLRIGLRKLPGEPTDPRGPKPIWHLYKDLGTDREDAACAPYLETIGIKDWDEIHHAGPIE; from the coding sequence ATGAGATTTTGGCTGGGAATTTGCCTGCTTTTGATGACCGCGTCGGTGGCTTGGAGTCAGCCAGTCGGTTTGCGGCTTTCCTCGTTCCGGCAGGATGTCGATCTCCTGAAGGACGTCGGGGCCGGGGTGCAGGAATTGCTGCCCGGCGGGCCGGTCTTGGCGGTGCCCGAGGGGAAGGTGCCGAAGGGTCCGTTGGTGCTGGAATTCGACTACTTTTCGGTCGGAGGCGCGAAGTCCTTTCACGTCCTGCCGGGGCCGCCGTTCGAGGCGAAGACCGCGATCCTGATCGAGGCGCCCGGGCACAGCGAAGTCTGGAGCAGTTATGTCAGCCGGTTGAGCGGTCTGCCCGAGGAGTGGTCGCAGTTGCGGTTCGACATCGTCCTCGAAGCCGATCGCGTGATGCGAGTCCGCAACGCGCGGATTCGCCCGGAGCGCGAGGGCGAGTTCAATGCCAGTGGCCGGCCCCGTCGATCGGTGGCGGACGAGATCCTGCGTGCCGAGCTTTCGAAAGAGTATCCTGCCTCGATCGAGGCGGTGGACGTCGGCGAGTCGACCGTGCGTGTGAGCGGAAAGGTGGGTGCGACCGAAGATGCGCCGTTGCTGGCCGACATCCCGATGGATCTGCTGCTGATGGACTCCGGGCGCTTCGAAGTCTTGGAGCCGATCTCGGTTTCCGAAGACGGGAGCTTCTCGGTCGAGTTGCCAAGGATGAGGACGCGTTCCGGTCATGCCTACGACCGGCTGACATCGCGTTGGCGGGTGGTGAAGAAGGCCGGGAACGATGTCGAGGTGTTGTCCCATGCGCGTTACGCCGAGAAGGTGGCAGCGCGGGATCCGGCACCGCCTTTGCTTGATCCGGTGAGCAAGAAAGGCCTCGGCGGTTGGAACGCCGGAGTGATTCCGGGCGAGCTCGGGACCTTGGGGATCGCGGCGGTCACGGTGAATGTGGTGGTGGACACCTTGCTGGCTCCGGTCTCGGGTCCGGGCACGCTTCCGTTCGAATGGCAGGCACGGACCTTCCACGCGAGGAAGCAGGCGCTGGAGCGCTTCGACCGGACTTTTCTCGGTGCGGCGGCGGACAACGCGATGGTGTCGGCGATCTTGCTGGTCGGGAATCCGGCGAAGGGCGATCGGCCGGGGAGCAGCGTGTTGGCACATCCGGATGCGACCCGTGAGGGCACCTTCGCCTTGGCAGACGTATCTTCGGAAGAAGGCATCGCCGCGTATGGCGGTTTGCTCAACCTGATGGCCGAGCGTTGGTCACGGGCCGACGGGAAGTTCGGTCGCGTGCATCATTGGATCGTGCACAACGAGGTGGATGCCGCGTGGGTGTGGACGAATGCCGGGGCGATCGGCGCGGTTTCCTACATGGACCTCTATCAGCGGTCGATGCGGCTGACGGATCTGATCGTCCGCCAGCATGACCCGAACGCGCGGGCCTTCATCAGCCTGACACACCATTGGGCGGAGGCGGGCACTCCGAAGTTCTACGGGTCGAAGCAGATGCTTGAGTTGCTCGCGAGCTTCGGGGCGGTGGAAGGAGACTTTCCGTGGGCCTTGGCGCACCATCCGTATCCGCAGAATCTGCGGAATCCGCGGACTTGGGAGGATCATCAGGCGAGCTTTTCGTTCGGCACGAAGAAGATCACGCCGCGCAACCTCGAGGTGCTCGATGCGTGGATGCGTCACCCGAGGATGCTCTATCAGGGTGAGCCGCGGCTCGTGCATCTCACGGAGAATGGATTCAACTCGCCCGATCTGTCGCCGAAGTCACTGACCGACCAAGCGGCGGGGATGGCGTATGCGTGGAAGAAGATGGCGCGGCTGCCGACGCTCCGGATGTGGCACTACCACAACTGGATCGACAATCCGCATGAGGGCGGGTTGCGGATCGGGCTGCGGAAGCTCCCCGGCGAGCCGACCGACCCGCGGGGTCCAAAGCCGATCTGGCATCTTTACAAGGACTTGGGAACCGATCGTGAGGACGCGGCGTGCGCGCCGTATTTGGAGACGATCGGGATCAAGGATTGGGATGAGATTCATCACGCCGGTCCGATCGAGTGA
- a CDS encoding type II secretion system protein, with protein sequence MTRRKPHGFTLIELLVVLVIVAALAALVFAISRKAMAKSRLANCTNNMRQIGLGLTHFEGDYRRLPGRNDGMAWDRAILPYMGYSGRPEDLAGQQPLNANEWASLKQTAELFACPEDRKDRDRNFFKRSYAIVPWTTNWSNGTQFRGWKNRPFNVGVPLSIVKDLSRAAVVVEWHAGSEGIPNHLGGGGHAYHDRGGPDGKDDEVHGKKQIVLFADGHTETLPFISNAEFVERYWPGQIGSAQ encoded by the coding sequence ATGACCCGACGCAAACCCCACGGCTTCACCCTGATCGAGCTGCTGGTCGTACTCGTGATCGTCGCCGCGCTTGCGGCACTCGTCTTCGCCATCTCGCGCAAGGCGATGGCCAAATCGAGGCTCGCGAACTGCACCAACAACATGCGCCAGATCGGGCTCGGGCTCACCCACTTCGAAGGCGACTACCGCCGCCTGCCCGGCCGCAACGACGGCATGGCATGGGACCGTGCCATCCTTCCCTACATGGGCTACAGCGGCCGCCCCGAAGACCTCGCCGGACAACAGCCGTTGAACGCCAACGAATGGGCATCGCTGAAGCAAACCGCCGAGCTCTTCGCCTGCCCGGAGGACCGCAAGGACCGCGACCGGAACTTCTTCAAACGTAGCTATGCGATCGTTCCGTGGACCACCAACTGGTCGAACGGAACACAGTTCCGCGGATGGAAGAACCGCCCGTTCAACGTTGGCGTTCCGCTTTCGATCGTAAAGGACCTGTCACGGGCCGCCGTGGTTGTCGAGTGGCATGCCGGTTCCGAAGGAATCCCGAATCATCTGGGAGGTGGCGGCCACGCCTACCACGACCGCGGCGGGCCGGACGGCAAGGACGACGAAGTCCACGGCAAGAAGCAGATCGTGCTCTTCGCCGACGGCCACACCGAGACCCTGCCGTTTATTTCGAACGCCGAGTTTGTCGAGCGCTACTGGCCCGGCCAGATTGGCAGCGCCCAATGA
- a CDS encoding sulfatase family protein, with amino-acid sequence MPALIPLTVILFPFASALDANHNGISDVWEAAYPAEAAQLEADSDGDGQSNGDEGRAWTDPTDPDSFFRPRGLTTDGSNDHFTVEGQRWLRDAVVESGDLSEWTRDGDATASDGSNADVTRPADPAKKFYRVARYFALNSDTDALDNREEEELGTDPLTWDSDGDKVADDVEFRIGTDPLSSTDSDGDSLPDDWERWCIVFDAGDGVTDLTHVSATTDFDGDSILDGDEFALGTSPVVALKNIVFFLTEDQGPDLGCLGTVGLETPNLDTLGNGGVIFERAFALSPVCSPSKMALFTGTYPHTNSAHRNVPNYGVNFPLGEPDPSQLGLGGVHEDLPTLIEIFRDQGWHTSVSSKSHVQPVRKFPYHQGHSNPGTPAAATNIINNTVTAAGQRPFFLCFNMGAPHLPFRNTPNANGLWDPSGGLLGDGGVTNVDPSSIVVPNSMPDVPGVRQDWTDYYGAIEVVDSLFAAVRAALQAQGILDETLVVFSGDHGIGLHRFKQSIYGLQVPLLIDGPGVSGSRRLDAPVSHFDLAPTFLDFAGIAVPPSMGGKSLWPLLSGQSEFSDRKTILGACHEKYDARSVCDGRYYYVRNIRQASGATLANPGPALNADQFQGGSPWYNRAYDATVAATGTPQRELLRILVEGELPPEELYDLDADPWCSDNLISDPALAGVRKSLARELAEWRIATEDYNQSASEVTRREQRFISIDPPVAPTASDNFDGESGALDDDADWTLDIAGNSDADFTLGSGRVDAPAGPVTLATHDGSALTASAEFTVSVKTGFDGTGVAGGVAFGVVPDGGSSSFWQFMLADGRSAPGGSDKDVRLFRVVQGSQQNPALIAENGLPNYPTGSFTNGALFTVEVSGQQGSSLVDLRILDPDGSVYYFNSDFDLGAPVPEGGKFGITTWSSGSSIFDDFNLILE; translated from the coding sequence ATGCCCGCCTTGATCCCGCTCACCGTCATCCTGTTTCCCTTCGCCAGCGCGCTCGATGCCAATCACAACGGCATCAGCGACGTATGGGAGGCGGCGTATCCGGCCGAGGCGGCGCAGCTCGAGGCCGACAGCGACGGTGACGGCCAGAGCAACGGCGACGAAGGACGGGCATGGACCGACCCGACCGATCCGGACTCGTTCTTCCGGCCGCGCGGATTGACGACCGACGGCAGCAACGATCATTTCACCGTCGAAGGCCAACGCTGGCTGCGTGACGCGGTGGTGGAAAGCGGCGACCTCTCCGAGTGGACCCGCGATGGTGATGCCACCGCGAGTGACGGCTCGAACGCTGACGTCACCCGCCCGGCCGATCCGGCAAAGAAGTTCTACCGAGTCGCACGCTACTTCGCACTCAACTCCGACACCGACGCGCTCGACAACCGGGAAGAGGAGGAACTCGGCACCGACCCGCTGACCTGGGACAGCGATGGCGACAAGGTCGCGGACGACGTCGAGTTCCGAATCGGCACCGACCCGCTGTCATCGACCGACAGCGACGGCGACTCGCTCCCCGACGACTGGGAGCGATGGTGCATCGTCTTCGATGCCGGCGACGGCGTGACGGACCTGACCCACGTTTCGGCAACCACCGACTTTGACGGAGACTCGATTCTCGACGGCGACGAGTTCGCCCTCGGCACCTCGCCGGTGGTCGCACTGAAGAACATCGTCTTCTTCCTGACCGAAGACCAAGGACCCGACCTCGGATGCCTTGGCACGGTCGGCCTTGAAACCCCGAATCTCGACACGCTCGGAAACGGCGGCGTCATCTTCGAGCGCGCCTTCGCGCTGTCGCCGGTCTGCAGCCCGAGCAAGATGGCGCTTTTCACCGGCACCTACCCGCACACCAACAGCGCCCACCGCAATGTGCCGAACTACGGCGTCAACTTTCCGCTCGGCGAGCCCGACCCGTCGCAGCTCGGACTCGGCGGCGTGCACGAGGATCTGCCGACGCTGATCGAGATCTTCCGCGACCAGGGCTGGCACACCTCGGTGAGTTCCAAAAGCCACGTCCAACCGGTCCGCAAGTTCCCCTATCATCAGGGCCACTCCAATCCGGGCACGCCTGCGGCCGCGACGAACATCATCAACAACACGGTGACGGCCGCCGGCCAGCGGCCGTTCTTCCTGTGCTTCAACATGGGCGCTCCCCACCTGCCGTTCCGGAACACCCCGAACGCCAACGGGCTGTGGGATCCGAGCGGCGGATTGCTCGGCGACGGCGGCGTCACCAACGTGGACCCCAGCTCCATCGTCGTGCCGAACTCGATGCCCGACGTGCCGGGCGTGCGCCAGGACTGGACCGACTACTACGGCGCAATCGAGGTGGTCGACTCGCTCTTTGCCGCCGTCCGTGCCGCGCTGCAGGCGCAAGGCATCCTGGATGAAACGCTGGTCGTCTTCAGTGGCGACCACGGCATTGGCCTGCACCGCTTCAAGCAGAGCATCTACGGTCTCCAGGTTCCGTTGCTGATCGACGGTCCCGGCGTCAGCGGAAGCCGCCGCCTCGACGCACCGGTCAGCCACTTCGACCTCGCGCCGACCTTCCTCGATTTCGCCGGCATCGCCGTGCCGCCATCGATGGGCGGCAAGTCGCTCTGGCCTCTTCTGAGCGGGCAGTCCGAATTCAGCGACCGCAAGACCATCCTCGGTGCCTGCCATGAGAAATACGATGCCCGCTCGGTGTGCGACGGCCGCTACTACTACGTTCGCAATATCCGTCAGGCCTCCGGCGCCACGCTCGCCAACCCGGGACCGGCACTGAATGCCGACCAGTTCCAAGGCGGATCTCCATGGTACAACCGCGCCTACGACGCCACGGTCGCCGCCACCGGTACACCCCAACGCGAACTGCTGCGGATCTTGGTCGAGGGAGAACTGCCTCCGGAGGAACTCTACGACCTCGATGCCGATCCGTGGTGCTCCGACAACCTGATCAGCGATCCTGCCCTCGCCGGAGTTCGGAAATCGCTCGCTCGGGAGCTCGCGGAGTGGCGCATCGCGACCGAAGACTACAACCAGTCAGCCTCCGAAGTCACCCGCCGCGAGCAACGATTCATTTCCATCGACCCACCGGTGGCTCCGACCGCCAGCGACAACTTCGATGGCGAGAGCGGCGCGCTGGATGACGATGCCGATTGGACGCTCGACATCGCTGGCAACAGCGACGCCGACTTCACGCTCGGAAGCGGCCGGGTGGACGCGCCCGCAGGCCCGGTCACACTCGCCACGCATGACGGTTCCGCTCTCACCGCCAGCGCGGAATTCACCGTCTCGGTCAAGACCGGCTTCGACGGCACCGGTGTCGCCGGCGGAGTTGCCTTCGGCGTTGTGCCGGACGGCGGCAGCTCCAGCTTCTGGCAGTTCATGCTCGCCGACGGACGCAGCGCTCCCGGCGGATCGGACAAGGACGTGAGGCTCTTTCGCGTTGTCCAGGGCTCCCAGCAAAACCCGGCTCTGATCGCCGAAAACGGCCTTCCGAACTACCCGACCGGCTCGTTCACCAATGGCGCACTCTTCACGGTCGAAGTGAGCGGCCAGCAGGGTTCGTCGCTCGTCGACTTGCGGATCCTCGATCCCGATGGTTCGGTCTACTACTTCAACAGTGATTTCGACCTCGGAGCACCCGTCCCCGAAGGCGGAAAGTTCGGCATTACCACTTGGTCCTCCGGCAGTTCGATATTCGACGACTTCAACCTGATCCTCGAATGA